The window ACACAAAACCTTCAAGATATGAGGAGTGGAAGAATTATGGAAAGGAAATTATCAGATATGAAAAATCACTATATATTATGTGGATTTGGAAGAGTAGGTGCTGCAGTTTGCGAGGAATTAATGAAAAGAAACCAGAAAGTAATTATTATTGAAAAAAATGAAAAGAGATTAGAAGATTTAGAAGAAAATGAAAATGTAATCTTGCTTAATGCAAATGCCACTGAAGATAAGACTCTTAAAAAAGTCAATATTGACAAATCATTAGGCGTGATAGTTGCAACTGGAAGTGATGTTGATAATCTTTTTATCGTCCTTACAACAAGGGAATTATATAATGATGCATGGATTGTTTCAAGGGCAAGCAAAAAGGAAAGCATTAAAAGATTAAAGCATGCCGGTGCAAATAAGGTTATATCTCCTGAAGCAAGTGGCGGAACTGACATTTACTTCGCTTCTGTACAGCCTAATCTAGTCCATATTACCGAAAAACATGGTGTTGAAATCATAGGAAAAGAATTGGAAATCCTTAGAAAATACAATTGCCATCTTGAAAATATTGAATATCATTTCCATGGAATCAAGACTCCCGTTTCAAGAACAATTGGCGTTTTGGACAAAAGTGAAGAGGACGCCTTCATTGAAAGAATCAATTCCGACAAAAATGTTAGAGAATCCTTGGAAACTATTTACAGCACTGTAAATGAAGTTCATTCCCATTTGGTGTCCGGACCTGACCAATTCTTTTTAAATATGGCTATTAAAGAGCTTGAAAATGAGGGAATTGTTTTGGGAGTTAATTTAAGCTTTGATGAAATAAATGAGTTTACTAAACAATTTAAAGAGTAAACTCTTAACTCCTTTTTTATAATCTCAATGAATTAAAACTCAAAATCTATTTTCATTTCCATTAGATTTTCAGTTTCTTCAAGTTTATTAACTAGTCTTTCATCCAAATCAGGATTGTTGTCATTATAATCGATTTCTCCAAATTCACTTCTAGGTGAGAAAGCCAAGTAATCTTTTTCTAAACTAAACTTATCACCATCATTTCCGACATTTCCACGAGCATCAAGTCTAATCCACTTACTTGAA of the Methanobrevibacter ruminantium genome contains:
- a CDS encoding NAD-binding protein, whose product is MKGIKITYNYSTKDRTGIYAVLIIFIILIYGILGSIYIMGLDIYDSIYYTIITLATVGYGDIIPITPLQKIFSVTLALSGVGVLAYIVTFIINSVTQNLQDMRSGRIMERKLSDMKNHYILCGFGRVGAAVCEELMKRNQKVIIIEKNEKRLEDLEENENVILLNANATEDKTLKKVNIDKSLGVIVATGSDVDNLFIVLTTRELYNDAWIVSRASKKESIKRLKHAGANKVISPEASGGTDIYFASVQPNLVHITEKHGVEIIGKELEILRKYNCHLENIEYHFHGIKTPVSRTIGVLDKSEEDAFIERINSDKNVRESLETIYSTVNEVHSHLVSGPDQFFLNMAIKELENEGIVLGVNLSFDEINEFTKQFKE